Genomic window (Aquimarina sp. BL5):
TTGAAGAAGATGAACTACTGAGTGCCATAGAAAGTCGTTTAGCAAAAGCTCAGATAATTTCTAAAATATTACAGGAACAAGTTCAAGTACCAAAGGAGAATTCAGAAAATGGTTTAAGAAATCTGAATGAGCTTAAAAACTTTTTTGACGATCACGGAGATATCTCTCAATGTAAGAAAGGTGATTCTATTTTTAAGGAAGGAGATCATTCTAATAAAATCTATTTGATTCTAAAAGGTGTGGTAAAGACACATAAGATGGATGAGAATGGTAAAGAACTTATTACCGCTCTCTTTAAAGAAGATGATTTTTTAGGTTTTACATCATTTACAGACAATACACCTTATCAAGAATCAGCTACCGCAGTGGAAGACACTGAACTTGCAGGTGTATCAAAAATAGATCTAAAGGATATATTAGAAAAAAGTAAAAACATTTCCTTAGAACTCATGGAATTGCTGAGTGATAATCTTTCTGAAATAAAAGAGCAGTTATTACAAATGGCATATAGTTCCGTACGAAAAAAAACGGCTCAAACCATTTTGCAATTTGCTCAAGTATTAAATAAAAAACCAGAAGATAGTATTAAAATATCCAGAAATGATCTGGCTAGTGTTGCCGGTATCGCTACAGAAAGTTTAATCCGTACACTATCTACCTTTAAAAAAGACCGACTTATTGAAATTGAAGGACGTAATATTAAAATTTTGGATTTGCCAGGGCTTCAACTAGTAGAATAAAATATCTAAACTGATTTTTGTCATACTTTTCATAAATACATCCTAATACATTTGTTGCATTAGAAAGTATTAAAGATGAAGAATATCCTTATTCCGACAGATTTTTCGGAAAACTCATGGAATTCAATTACTTACGCTTTGTCGTTTTTTAAAAAAGTAAAATGTAATTTCCATTTGTTGCATGTCTCTCCATATCAGGAAGTGATAGGAAGTGATTCTTTTTTCGAATCCAAAGATCACGTTCTCGAAAAAGCTACTCGCAGTGATAAAGAGCAAATGCAATTATTGCTAAAAAAAATCCAAAAATTACCATTAAATACGAAGCATCGTTTCTTTACCATATACGAGCATATCTTTTTTGTAGATACTATTAGAAAACATGTCGAGGAGAAAAATATAGACTTCATAGTAATGGGTACCAAAGGTGCTTCTGGATTAAAAGAAAAAACAATAGGCAGTAATACAGGTGATGTTATTACGAAAGTTAAATGTCCTGTACTTGTAATTCCTGAAAAAGCAAAATACAATAACATTAATGAGATTGCTTTTCCAACGGATTATAACATCTTTTACAGGAATAAGGTATTGAATACGATTACTGAAGTACTCAACTTAAATCATGCGGCACTAAGAATATTACATATTTCCAAAAAAGAGAAAGAACTTTCAGAGCTACAAAAAAAAAATAAAGATTTTCTTAATGATTACTTAGGAGAAAATGAAGAACATAGTTTTCATTTTTTGTCCAATCCAAATATAGAGCAAGCAGTACAGTGCTTTACAGAAAGTAGAGATATTGGTATGATTACTATGGTTGCCAAAAACCTCAACTTTTTCCAAAGAATCTTATTTCATCCAACCGTAGAAAAGATAAGTTATCATACCAGAATCCCCTTTTTAGTATTACACGAATAAAAACCCAATAAAACTAATAGAATGAATTCTAATTTAGTAGATAAATATAACGTTCCAGGACCTAGATACACGAGTTACCCTACAGTTCCATATTGGGATAATAGTACATTTTCGTTAAGAAATTGGACACAATCAGTTCAGAAATCTTTTATTCAAAGTAATGACTCAGAAGGAATCAGCTTATATATTCACTTACCTTTTTGTGAAAGCATGTGTACTTTTTGTGGATGTAATAAGCGAATTACTAAAATACATCATGTAGAAATACCATATATCAATGCTCTGCTAAAAGAATGGCAATTATATCTTAATTTATTCGAAACCAGACCAAAAATCAAGGAATTGCATTTAGGTGGTGGAACACCTACATTTTTTTCTCCAGAAAATTTAGCATTCTTGATTAAAGGGTTATTCTGGTCCGCAAAATCGGCTTCAGCCTGTGAATTTAGTTTTGAAGGACATCCAAATAACACCACTCGAGAACACCTACAAGCGTTATATGATGTAGGTTTCAGAAGAGTGAGTTTTGGTGTACAAGATTATAATGAAACTGTTCAGAAAGCAATTCATAGAGTACAACCATTCGAGAATGTAAAACATGTTACAGAGATTGCCAGAGAAATCGGTTATACTTCTATTGGTCACGACATTATATTCGGATTACCTTTTCAGACCGAAGAAGCAGTTATTCACACCATACAGAAAACTAAAGAACTATTACCTGATCGCTTAGCATTTTATAGCTATGCACATGTTCCTTGGCAAAAAGGAAACGGTCAACGTGGATTTAATGAGTCTGATCTTCCAACAGGGGAACAAAAACGAAAACAGTATGAAATAGGTAAAGAACTATTATCCAAAGTTGGTTATGTAGAAATTGGGATGGATCATTTTGCACTGAAAAGTGACTCGTTATATAAATCAATGAAAAATAAAAGTTTACATCGTAATTTTATGGGATATACGGTTTCTAAAACTAATATGATGATCGGTTTAGGTGTGTCTTCTATTAGTGATAGTTGGTATGGTTTTGCCCAAAATGTTAAGGGTATAGAAGAATATCAAAATTTAGTTAATGAAGGCATCATTCCCGTATACAGAGGTCATATACTAACTAAAGAAGATGAAATCATCAGGCAACATATCTTAAATCTTATGTGTCATTTTAAGACCGATTGGAGTATAAACCCTCTTCATTTTGATGAATTAGCAGATGTATCTGCACGCTTAAGAGAAATGGAAAATGATGGTTTAGTAGAAATTACCAACCACTATATTAAAGTGACTGAAAAAGGACGACCCTTTGTTCGTAATATCTGTATGGCTTTTGACTTACGACTGCAAAAAAACAAACCCAATACGCAATTATTTTCTATGACGGTTTAGAAAACAAAAAGATTTCAGGTTTTATATATTACATTTAGTAATGATGAGATCATTATCTATGACTTTGATCATACCCGCTAGAGGACAACAAACATCTTTTTATCGTAAATTTTACTGATCATTAATCTATGATTTACTAATTTTTTAAAAATGATTTAGGTCATACCTTATGATCTATTTAGATGGTAAATTGTAGTAAATTTAAACCTTAAGATCATGAGAAAACTAATATTATTTTTTGGATTGTTAATCCTAGGAACGGTAATTCTTAACGCTCAAAATCAAGATCCTGAAAAAACCATGCTTATGTATGTAGATGGTGACATGCTACAAGTAATTGATGGAGATATCACACCTCTTCAAGAAAGTATTATTTTACAGGATTGTAGAGTACTTAACTCAGACGGCAGTTTTAAGGCGATGGATGGGTATCAATCTCGTTTAAAAGAAGGAGAATGTATGGATATGTACGGTATTGAATATCGTAATGAGTATCAATATCGATATAAAACAAAGAAAGAGAATAAAGGTCTTACACAAACACAACTAACTAGTAAATATCAAAACAAACTTCATTACATAAAAATATCTGGTAAAGTATATCAGGTAACTAATATATCTCAGAAACCGTTACGCGATAATTTTGATCTTGCTAACGGAGTTATAGTAGATCCATATGGTATATATAAGGAATCTGGTAAAGAACAAATTCGATTAATAGATGGTGATTGTATTAACCTAAGTGGAGTTAAATTTGAGAATAGTTATGATCAAAGAAAAATCCTGGTAAAGAAAATCAAAAAGACAAACAATGAAGTTCAATAAAAAGTGATATTACTAGATGAATACAGAGCCTTTCTAAGCGAAAGGCTTTTTTATTAGTGACATTCGAAATTTGCAGAAACAATTTCAGTTGATTGTTTTGGAGAAACATATGGAATTCCTAATCCCATTCCTCTTAAGATAAATAACAATCCCATCATAACTACAAACACCGGAATTGCTTTTTGAATATGTTTTCTTATCCACTTTCCTTTGAACAAATTTCTTGCGTAAACAACTGCTGTCATAAGGGGAACTGTTCCTAATCCAAAAAGTAATACATACATACTACTTTCCATAATACTACCTAGAGCAATTGCTGCAAAAACTGCCATATATATCAATCCACAGGGAAGAAAACCATTCAGAAAACCAATAGTCAAAAATGTATCTGGTGTTTTCTTTTTAAGTTCTTTCCCTAAAGCATTCTTGACGTTTGAGATTACTTTATATACGGGTTTAGAGAAATTGTATTTCATGAATATTGATGATGGAATCAAAACCAATAAAATCATTAAAACACCTATACTTATAGATAGTCCCTGCTGCATTCCAAAAATGTTCAGGCTCTTGCCTACTAGTCCAAAAAACAATCCAATAATACTATACGCTAGTAAACGACCCAAATGATATAAAGAGATCTGAAAAAATTTCTTAAGATGATTCTTATGATCCAAAGGCAGCATAAAAGCAATAGGGCCACACATTCCAATGCAGTGAAAACTTCCCAAAAGGCCTAATATGAATGCTGATAATAACATTTAATACGTGAATGATTCTTTAAATAAGTAAGAAGTATTCTCATAGCTCCAATTTACAGTAATATTCCATCTCCCCTCTATCAACTTATTTTGCGGCACTAATATTTCCGAACTCTGAAGCGTGATTGGAATTTCGAAATCCAATTTTTTATTTGATGGTCGATACAAAGAAATACTACCTGATAGTTTTGTATAGTTCTTGTCTTTGGGAAACACCACTAGTAATCCTTCTGCTATCTTTTTAACTTCTACATTATTATGCAATGCGTTTCCCTTTTGTTCAGCATTAATTTCGTTCTGAAAAGCCAGTTCTTGTTTGTAGTAATCTTCCGTTACCAAATCGTGTTCGTACTTTTTATCTGTATTCATTCGTACTACGAAGTATAGTATAAAACTTATAAATCCTATAAATACCAGTACAATAGCGGTACCCCAGTTTACTTTCATCTTTTTTACATTTTGATTTTTTTATTAACTCATAACTCAACTTCATCAACCCTCTCTGTCCGACTTAGCGGACATCTCTCCCAAAGGGAGAGAAGCTGAAATTGTTCTCTGATTCTAAATTTCAACTTTAGTTTTACAACCATCAACTAACAACAGGTAACTATAAACTAACAATCATCTATAGCTTCTTGGTCCAAGAAAAGCTGTTGTTGTCGTTTCTACCAGTTCGTCATTAGAATATACTCCTATTTTTATTTTGTCCCTATCTCCACTTAGGGCAGATGTATTGATTTCTATAAATAATGTCCCTTCTGCCAATCCCTGTTTAGGTACCGTAAAGTTTTTATGAGTTACTAATTCAATAGTTCCTTTATGAGATAATAATTCAAAACGAACATTTTCTATCTCATCTATGGTTTTATTAACCAGTTTATAGGTATACACATTACTGATGATATTATTATCTTTTCTCTCATAGAGCTGACCTGGTAATCTTAAGATATTGGCTTCTACATCGTTTCTTAAAAAAGACATTCCTAAAAAAACACCTGTCAATATAACCAGTACTGCTGTATATCCTTTTAGGCGTGGTGTAAACTTAAATTTCTCCTTTTTTGCTATATTATCTTCACTTGCATAGCGAATCAATCCTTTAGGTAGGTTTACACTCTCCATCATATGATCACAGGCATCGATACAGGCTGTGCAATTCACACACTCCAATTGTGTACCATTACGAATATCAATTCCTGTTGGGCAGACATGAACACATTGGAAACAGTCTATACAATCTCCTTTTCCTGTAGTAGATCTATCTTCATTTTTCTTAAACTTAGCACGCCCAGCTTCTTTTTCTCCACGCTTATAATCATAGGCAACTACAATAGATTTAGCATCTAATAACACACCTTGTAATCGACCATATGGACAAGCAATAATACAAACCTGTTCTCTAAACCAGGCAAATACAAAATAAAATACTGCTGTAAATATGAGTAATGAGATTAATGTACTCACGTGCTTAAAAGGGCCATCGACAAAAACATATTGAATAAGTTTATCACTCCCGATCAGATAGGCTAAAAACACATTAGCAATCAAGAAAGAGATAATAAAAAAAACAAACCATTTCAGCACACGTTTTTTAATTTTATCAGCATTCCAAGGTTGTTTATCCAGCCGTATTTGTTTTCCTCGGTCTCCTTCTATCCAGTATTCTATTCTTCGGAAAACCATTTCCATAAATATTGTTTGCGGACATATCCAACCACAGAATAATCGTCCAAAAGCTACCGTAAATAATATTACAAAGACTACCCCAATAATCATTGATATTACAAACAGATGAAAATCCTGAGGCCAGAAAGGAGCTCCGAAAATGTTGAAACGTCGCTCTAAAACATTAAATAACAAAAACTGGTTGCCGCTAATTTTGATAAATGGCGCAGAAAACAAAAAGATCAATAACCCATAACTTACCCATTTTCGATATTTATAAAATTTACCGCTAGGTTTTTTAGGATATACCCAAGCACGTTTTCCTTCTTCGTTAATCGTACCGATAGAATCTCTAAATGTTTCGTTTTCTGGTGTTTCCAAGTGGGAATTATTTTTAATACATTACTCGTTAATTACTACGGTAGTAGAATCAACAATCTTTTCAGGGATCTCTTCATTTGGAGCTCCTGGATCAATCCAAATTTCACCTTGTGCTTCTTTGGGATCTACCGGAGTGGTTCCTCCCAACGTAATTACGTAACTCGCTACTTGAGCCATTT
Coding sequences:
- a CDS encoding FixH family protein, translating into MKVNWGTAIVLVFIGFISFILYFVVRMNTDKKYEHDLVTEDYYKQELAFQNEINAEQKGNALHNNVEVKKIAEGLLVVFPKDKNYTKLSGSISLYRPSNKKLDFEIPITLQSSEILVPQNKLIEGRWNITVNWSYENTSYLFKESFTY
- a CDS encoding response regulator is translated as MKTVLLIEDDTALRENTAELLELSDYNVITSPNGKIGITKAKEEKPDIIVCDIMMPEVDGYGVLEALSHDTNTNQIPFIFVSAKTEHKEIRKGMDLGADDYLTKPFEEDELLSAIESRLAKAQIISKILQEQVQVPKENSENGLRNLNELKNFFDDHGDISQCKKGDSIFKEGDHSNKIYLILKGVVKTHKMDENGKELITALFKEDDFLGFTSFTDNTPYQESATAVEDTELAGVSKIDLKDILEKSKNISLELMELLSDNLSEIKEQLLQMAYSSVRKKTAQTILQFAQVLNKKPEDSIKISRNDLASVAGIATESLIRTLSTFKKDRLIEIEGRNIKILDLPGLQLVE
- a CDS encoding DUF6799 domain-containing protein, which gives rise to MRKLILFFGLLILGTVILNAQNQDPEKTMLMYVDGDMLQVIDGDITPLQESIILQDCRVLNSDGSFKAMDGYQSRLKEGECMDMYGIEYRNEYQYRYKTKKENKGLTQTQLTSKYQNKLHYIKISGKVYQVTNISQKPLRDNFDLANGVIVDPYGIYKESGKEQIRLIDGDCINLSGVKFENSYDQRKILVKKIKKTNNEVQ
- a CDS encoding sulfite exporter TauE/SafE family protein, which produces MLLSAFILGLLGSFHCIGMCGPIAFMLPLDHKNHLKKFFQISLYHLGRLLAYSIIGLFFGLVGKSLNIFGMQQGLSISIGVLMILLVLIPSSIFMKYNFSKPVYKVISNVKNALGKELKKKTPDTFLTIGFLNGFLPCGLIYMAVFAAIALGSIMESSMYVLLFGLGTVPLMTAVVYARNLFKGKWIRKHIQKAIPVFVVMMGLLFILRGMGLGIPYVSPKQSTEIVSANFECH
- the ccoG gene encoding cytochrome c oxidase accessory protein CcoG, which produces METPENETFRDSIGTINEEGKRAWVYPKKPSGKFYKYRKWVSYGLLIFLFSAPFIKISGNQFLLFNVLERRFNIFGAPFWPQDFHLFVISMIIGVVFVILFTVAFGRLFCGWICPQTIFMEMVFRRIEYWIEGDRGKQIRLDKQPWNADKIKKRVLKWFVFFIISFLIANVFLAYLIGSDKLIQYVFVDGPFKHVSTLISLLIFTAVFYFVFAWFREQVCIIACPYGRLQGVLLDAKSIVVAYDYKRGEKEAGRAKFKKNEDRSTTGKGDCIDCFQCVHVCPTGIDIRNGTQLECVNCTACIDACDHMMESVNLPKGLIRYASEDNIAKKEKFKFTPRLKGYTAVLVILTGVFLGMSFLRNDVEANILRLPGQLYERKDNNIISNVYTYKLVNKTIDEIENVRFELLSHKGTIELVTHKNFTVPKQGLAEGTLFIEINTSALSGDRDKIKIGVYSNDELVETTTTAFLGPRSYR
- a CDS encoding universal stress protein → MKNILIPTDFSENSWNSITYALSFFKKVKCNFHLLHVSPYQEVIGSDSFFESKDHVLEKATRSDKEQMQLLLKKIQKLPLNTKHRFFTIYEHIFFVDTIRKHVEEKNIDFIVMGTKGASGLKEKTIGSNTGDVITKVKCPVLVIPEKAKYNNINEIAFPTDYNIFYRNKVLNTITEVLNLNHAALRILHISKKEKELSELQKKNKDFLNDYLGENEEHSFHFLSNPNIEQAVQCFTESRDIGMITMVAKNLNFFQRILFHPTVEKISYHTRIPFLVLHE
- the hemN gene encoding oxygen-independent coproporphyrinogen III oxidase, which codes for MNSNLVDKYNVPGPRYTSYPTVPYWDNSTFSLRNWTQSVQKSFIQSNDSEGISLYIHLPFCESMCTFCGCNKRITKIHHVEIPYINALLKEWQLYLNLFETRPKIKELHLGGGTPTFFSPENLAFLIKGLFWSAKSASACEFSFEGHPNNTTREHLQALYDVGFRRVSFGVQDYNETVQKAIHRVQPFENVKHVTEIAREIGYTSIGHDIIFGLPFQTEEAVIHTIQKTKELLPDRLAFYSYAHVPWQKGNGQRGFNESDLPTGEQKRKQYEIGKELLSKVGYVEIGMDHFALKSDSLYKSMKNKSLHRNFMGYTVSKTNMMIGLGVSSISDSWYGFAQNVKGIEEYQNLVNEGIIPVYRGHILTKEDEIIRQHILNLMCHFKTDWSINPLHFDELADVSARLREMENDGLVEITNHYIKVTEKGRPFVRNICMAFDLRLQKNKPNTQLFSMTV